From a single Cupriavidus taiwanensis LMG 19424 genomic region:
- a CDS encoding DUF2760 domain-containing protein: MPDSNLSFFGRLSLAMGTFFAILGNRELAAGIKRLRAGEPAAQAAPVSAPAPAPVAEPAPALKEASPVAALQLLGLLQRDARFVDFVEEDIARYADAEIGAAARLVHDGCRAVLREHFTIRPVREEAEGSRVTLADGFDASAIRLTGNVVGSAPFHGAISHRGWKVEDVRLPRLAERHDASVIAPAEVEL, from the coding sequence CTTTCTTTGGCAGGCTTTCGCTTGCCATGGGCACGTTCTTCGCGATCCTTGGCAACCGCGAGCTGGCCGCCGGCATCAAGCGCCTGCGCGCCGGCGAGCCGGCCGCGCAGGCGGCACCGGTGAGCGCTCCCGCCCCGGCGCCGGTTGCTGAGCCCGCCCCCGCGCTGAAGGAAGCCAGCCCGGTGGCCGCGCTGCAGCTGCTCGGACTGCTCCAGCGCGACGCCCGCTTCGTCGACTTCGTCGAGGAAGACATTGCGCGCTATGCGGACGCCGAGATCGGCGCCGCCGCGCGCCTGGTGCACGATGGCTGCCGCGCGGTGCTGCGCGAGCATTTCACCATCCGGCCGGTGCGCGAGGAAGCCGAGGGCAGCCGCGTGACGCTGGCCGACGGCTTCGACGCCAGCGCGATCCGCCTGACCGGCAACGTGGTCGGCAGCGCGCCGTTCCATGGCGCCATCAGCCATCGTGGCTGGAAGGTCGAAGACGTGCGCCTGCCGCGCCTGGCCGAACGCCACGACGCCAGCGTGATCGCCCCCGCCGAGGTGGAACTATGA